A single Natrinema pellirubrum DSM 15624 DNA region contains:
- the meaB gene encoding methylmalonyl Co-A mutase-associated GTPase MeaB — MTMDADDRSLLEDLLAGEHRALARVISKIENRAPGYRDLVSELYAHTGNADVIGITGSPGAGKSTLVDKLAETYRDRGETVGVIAIDPSSPFTGGAVLGDRIRMASTVGDMDVFVRSMSARGTLGGLSTATADAVKAMDAFGKDKIIIETVGAGQNEIDIVRTADTVAVLVPPGSGDDIQTLKAGILEIADVFVVNKADRDGADRTVQELRDMVQLGDGSGHEGGGHHSQEIIDAHDDWDGEADDADETDTGWTPPIVETVAIHGTGVDEFIDELAAHRDYLVASGEHAEQVRTRYAEEIRTLLREDVHAMLETELEAAGGIDGLAEDVRQGETDPYSIATDVLEPVATCLENLETGSDGSGTE; from the coding sequence ATGACCATGGACGCCGACGACCGGTCGCTCCTCGAGGACCTGCTCGCGGGGGAACACCGTGCGCTCGCCCGCGTGATCTCGAAGATCGAGAACCGGGCACCGGGCTATCGCGACCTCGTCTCGGAGCTGTATGCCCACACCGGGAACGCGGACGTGATCGGGATCACCGGCTCGCCGGGCGCGGGTAAGTCGACGCTGGTCGACAAGCTCGCCGAGACCTACCGCGATCGGGGCGAGACGGTCGGCGTCATCGCGATCGACCCGTCCTCACCCTTTACCGGCGGGGCGGTACTCGGCGACCGCATCCGGATGGCCTCCACGGTGGGCGACATGGACGTCTTCGTCCGCTCGATGAGTGCCCGAGGAACCCTCGGGGGACTCTCGACCGCCACCGCGGACGCCGTCAAGGCCATGGACGCCTTCGGCAAGGACAAGATCATCATCGAAACCGTCGGTGCCGGACAGAACGAGATCGACATCGTCCGAACCGCAGACACCGTCGCCGTCCTCGTCCCACCTGGCTCGGGCGACGACATCCAGACGCTGAAAGCGGGCATCCTCGAGATCGCCGACGTGTTCGTCGTCAACAAGGCCGACCGCGACGGCGCGGATCGGACGGTACAAGAACTCCGCGATATGGTTCAACTCGGCGACGGGAGCGGCCACGAGGGCGGTGGCCACCACAGCCAGGAGATCATCGACGCCCACGACGACTGGGACGGAGAGGCCGACGACGCCGACGAGACCGACACGGGCTGGACGCCGCCGATCGTCGAGACCGTCGCCATCCACGGCACCGGCGTCGACGAGTTCATCGACGAACTCGCGGCCCATCGGGACTACCTCGTTGCCTCCGGCGAACACGCCGAGCAGGTACGTACCCGCTACGCCGAGGAGATCCGCACCCTGTTGCGCGAAGACGTCCACGCCATGCTCGAGACCGAACTCGAGGCCGCCGGGGGAATCGACGGCCTCGCGGAAGACGTCCGGCAGGGCGAGACCGATCCCTACTCGATCGCGACCGACGTTCTCGAGCCCGTCGCGACCTGCCTCGAGAACCTCGAGACCGGGTCGGACGGATCGGGCACGGAGTGA
- a CDS encoding DUF502 domain-containing protein, with protein MSLVSTIYGSVRQVADSLVERKTSYESVVLVEYPREGVYMIGLVTGEGPREAEAIAGSDVYNVFLPNSPNPTAGRLLLLPEDQVHETDMSVRRGMRLIVTTGMGDERAPEGVSPQLLERVER; from the coding sequence ATGTCACTGGTCAGTACGATCTACGGCAGCGTCCGGCAGGTCGCCGACTCGCTCGTCGAGCGCAAGACCAGCTACGAGAGCGTCGTGTTGGTCGAGTACCCCCGCGAGGGCGTCTACATGATCGGGCTCGTCACCGGTGAGGGACCCCGGGAGGCCGAGGCGATCGCCGGCAGTGACGTCTACAACGTCTTTCTGCCGAACAGTCCGAACCCGACCGCCGGCCGGCTCCTCTTGCTCCCCGAGGACCAGGTCCACGAGACCGATATGAGCGTCCGCCGCGGGATGCGCCTGATCGTAACGACCGGGATGGGCGACGAGCGGGCACCGGAGGGGGTGTCGCCGCAGCTACTCGAGCGCGTCGAACGCTGA
- a CDS encoding alpha/beta fold hydrolase, whose protein sequence is MKARTVLGAALGTVGGAVLGNRLLKRRAGDLENPLVGIERTYRWRGIETQYTVAGDPNAPDMLLLHGVYAGASSHEFEPIVDRLAEDYHVYAVDLPGFGRSERPPLVYSATLYAEFVRDFASDVTDEPIVVASSLSGSFAVEAADETDFERLVLICPTGETADERPWVRTLLRTPIVGTTLYNLLASKPSIRHFYDRDGYYDADRIDADEVQYAWESAHQPGSRYAPASFAAGTLDPDFDLATELAALETPITLVWGRDAELVPLRDGRNLAAAADLDLVVIDYATQLPHAEHPDEFVEYLSAELPRADAGD, encoded by the coding sequence ATGAAAGCCCGAACAGTCCTCGGTGCAGCCCTCGGAACCGTCGGTGGAGCCGTTCTCGGTAACCGCCTCCTGAAGCGGCGCGCTGGCGACCTCGAGAACCCGCTCGTCGGCATCGAACGGACGTATCGCTGGCGCGGAATCGAGACGCAGTATACGGTCGCCGGCGACCCCAACGCCCCCGACATGTTGCTTCTCCACGGGGTCTACGCGGGCGCGAGCAGCCACGAGTTCGAGCCGATCGTCGACCGGCTGGCGGAGGATTACCACGTCTACGCGGTCGACCTGCCCGGCTTCGGCCGCTCGGAACGACCGCCGCTGGTCTACTCCGCGACGCTGTACGCGGAGTTCGTCCGCGATTTCGCAAGCGACGTGACCGACGAGCCGATCGTCGTCGCCTCCTCGCTGTCGGGCTCCTTCGCCGTCGAGGCCGCCGACGAGACCGACTTCGAACGCCTCGTGTTGATCTGTCCGACCGGCGAAACGGCCGACGAACGGCCGTGGGTCCGCACCCTCCTGCGGACGCCGATCGTCGGCACGACGCTGTACAACCTGCTCGCGAGCAAGCCCTCGATCCGCCACTTCTACGACCGCGACGGCTACTACGACGCCGATCGCATCGATGCCGACGAGGTCCAGTACGCCTGGGAGAGCGCCCACCAGCCCGGGTCGCGTTATGCCCCAGCCTCCTTCGCCGCCGGCACCCTCGATCCCGACTTCGACCTCGCGACGGAGCTGGCCGCCCTCGAGACCCCGATCACGCTCGTCTGGGGCCGCGACGCCGAGTTGGTCCCGCTGCGTGACGGGCGGAATCTGGCGGCGGCCGCGGATCTCGATCTGGTCGTCATCGACTACGCGACCCAACTACCCCACGCCGAACACCCCGACGAGTTCGTCGAATACCTGTCCGCGGAGCTTCCGCGGGCCGACGCCGGCGACTGA